A genome region from Cervus canadensis isolate Bull #8, Minnesota chromosome 10, ASM1932006v1, whole genome shotgun sequence includes the following:
- the LOC122448896 gene encoding translation initiation factor IF-2-like → MPSGSSELSEVRADSAPRDPSKSEAGCPGQEPDRVPALGGRAGDAASSGPGTAGPFIVPGPAPSRRVRAASQENGAPRPRRQGEQRVACRPSGKLPPRPAGRLALDGPGPRTAGHPTTPPRPGPTPPRRRRSVPQSRGRSPNPDSSPATSSGRFPKLNPFLRQLRAAPPRRQLSSPNFAARGPARRPGGDGGWEGAAATSRRGAAAGPADGEDVGSTPRAHSVDAPRHGVRVRHTPHPHPGAHRDHPPPGSATAATAGGTAAGGGAAKETCHSRRGPARPGPAPAPRRPARAPPLQGPAKFLTCSRRRGRESERAGAAAAAAAEPGERGAGQASAEKPPPKQLQAPRSRRCPPRPPSALAASWLRARVWSRGTFCLGAGERPPPQGSPPPAFPTRASHSSSRLSPLARTPPLRWPLASQSAGGRAAAAPIGQEGGPPPRPMGEGRSCGAPRGRGRGEGRGRAVRRSAPTRGRGGAGRGRDARPHAREGAPAGPAHSGRRPRARAPTRARLWAGGAAEVRIQEVLRPRPWPALG, encoded by the exons AGCGAGGCTGGGTGCCCCGGGCAGGAGCCAGACCGGGTGCCAGCGCTGGGCGGCCGCGCCGGGGATGCGGCTTCCTCCGGGCCTGGCACTGCCGGCCCATTCATCGTCCCCGGCCCGGCGCCCTCGCGCCGGGTCCGCGCGGCCAGCCAGGAAAACGGCgccccccggccccgccgccAGGGGGAGCAGAGAGTCGCCTGCCGCCCCTCCGGGAAGTTGCCACCGCGGCCCGCCGGGCGTCTGGCACTGGACGGTCCAGGTCCCCGCACGGCAggccaccccaccacccccccccgcccaggGCCCACCCCGCCCCGTCGGCGCCGATCGGTCCCGCAGAGCCGGGGCCGCAGCCCGAA cccgGACTCCAGCCCGGCAACGTCATCCGGCCGCTTCCCGAAGCTTAACCCCTTCCTCCGCCAGCTgcgcgccgccccgccccgccgccaaCTTTCTTCGCCCAACTTCGCAGCGCGCGGGCCGGCCCGACGGCCAGGCGGAGAcggagggtgggagggagcggCGGCCACGTCGCGCCGCGGGGCCGCGGCCGGTCCCGCCGACGGCGAGGACGTGGGGTCCACACCGCGGGCGCACTCGGTCGACGCCCCCCGGCATGGGGTTCGGGTCCGGCACAcgcctcacccccaccccggggcccACCGGGACCACCCCCCGCCAGGGTCCGCGACCGCGGCGACGGCGGGCGGCACCGCCGCCGGGGGAGGGGCCGCCAAGGAGACGTGTCACTCCCGgcgcggcccggcccggcccggcccggccccggcgCCCCGACGGCCCGCCCGCGCGCCGCCGCTGCAGGGCCCGGCCAAGTTTCTTACCTGCAGCCGGAGACGCGGGAGGGAGAGCGAGAGGGCAGgagccgcagccgccgccgccgcggaaCCGGGAGAGAGAGGAGCCGGCCAAGCCTCCGCCGAGAAGCCGCCCCCCAAGCAGCTGCAGGCGCCTCGATCCCGACGCTGCCCGCCCCGTCCGCCGTCCGCTCTGGCCGCTAGCTGGCTGCGTGCGCGCGTGTGGAGTCGTGGCACTTTCTGCCTCGGAGCTGGCGAACGGCCCCCTCCGCAGGGATCACCGCCTCCTGCCTTCCCCACCCGGGCCAGCCATTCATCGAGCCGCCTTTCCCCATTGGCTCGCACCCCGCCACTCCGCTGGCCGCTGGCCAGTCAGAGCGCCGGCGGCCGAGCCGCGGCGGCGCCCATTGGGCAGGAAGGCGGACCTCCGCCTCGGCcaatgggagaggggaggagctgCGGGGcgccgcgggggcggggccggggcgaggggcggggccgCGCGGTGCGGCGCTCGGCCCCtacgcgggggcggggcggggcggggcggggccgggacgCTCGGCCACACGCAAGGGAGGGGGCGCCGGCCGGCCCCGCCCACTCCGGGCGCCGGCCCCGCGCGCGGGCGCCGACCAGGGCCAGGCTCTGGGCCGGCGGGGCCGCGGAGGTTCGAATCCAGGAGGTGCTCCGCCCGCGCCCCTGGCCTGCTCTGGGCTGA